The Niallia alba genome includes a window with the following:
- a CDS encoding class I SAM-dependent methyltransferase yields the protein MESSQNAKDNWNADLYDDKHSFVSKFGNNLIELLNPTQGEKILDLGCGTGDLTNTIHSFGAETLGIDKSENMVKQAHNKYPHLKFMVQDATSLHFPSEFDAVFSNATLHWVHPPIQALEGIYQSLKKGGKFIAEFGGKGNVQTITNEIIRQIKQAGFPFSEEQFPWFYPSIGEYSHLMEKVGFRVTFAQHFVRPTPLDGDNGLRNWIAMFGDQLFHDIPLDDKNDIISKVEENVKDILYIKGKWMADYKRLRVIGVKE from the coding sequence ATGGAATCTTCTCAAAATGCAAAAGACAATTGGAATGCAGATTTATATGATGATAAACATTCGTTTGTTTCGAAATTCGGGAATAATTTAATCGAATTATTGAATCCAACACAAGGAGAAAAAATCCTTGATCTTGGGTGTGGAACGGGTGATTTGACGAACACCATTCATAGTTTTGGTGCTGAGACTTTAGGTATCGATAAATCGGAAAATATGGTGAAGCAAGCACACAACAAATACCCTCATTTAAAATTCATGGTTCAAGATGCAACAAGCCTACATTTTCCTAGCGAATTTGATGCAGTATTCTCTAATGCGACTCTACACTGGGTACACCCTCCTATCCAAGCTTTAGAAGGTATCTATCAAAGTTTAAAAAAAGGAGGAAAATTTATTGCCGAATTTGGCGGAAAAGGCAATGTTCAAACAATAACAAATGAAATTATCCGTCAAATAAAACAAGCAGGATTTCCGTTTAGCGAAGAACAATTCCCTTGGTTTTATCCAAGTATCGGGGAGTATTCACATTTAATGGAAAAAGTCGGATTTAGGGTTACCTTTGCGCAACACTTCGTTCGGCCGACCCCTTTAGATGGAGACAACGGCTTGAGAAATTGGATAGCAATGTTTGGAGATCAGCTGTTTCATGATATTCCTCTAGATGATAAGAACGACATCATTTCAAAGGTTGAAGAAAATGTAAAAGATATATTATATATAAAAGGAAAATGGATGGCAGACTATAAAAGGCTTCGAGTGATTGGTGTGAAAGAATAA
- a CDS encoding DUF5412 family protein, which translates to MEKSYNVWSFYLILVCLVLGAYSLYSNINNTWLIAPPNYILLIFSLAAFIFGIIGFKDKRNRHTKTRSWVTVILSSILSIAFLLATLFVIFASGFGANKHLETVQSPDGTNTIDFYQYDAGAMGSFGVRGELNGPLWFKKRIYYQDNIEHVEVKWENEHTVSINNHLLDLKKGEGYGY; encoded by the coding sequence ATGGAAAAGAGCTATAATGTATGGTCATTTTATTTAATCCTAGTTTGTTTAGTCTTGGGAGCATACTCCTTGTATTCAAATATTAACAACACTTGGTTGATTGCACCTCCCAATTATATTTTGCTTATCTTTAGTCTAGCTGCTTTTATTTTCGGCATTATTGGTTTTAAAGATAAAAGAAATAGGCACACAAAAACAAGAAGCTGGGTAACGGTCATTTTATCTTCTATCTTGTCGATCGCATTTCTACTTGCAACACTGTTTGTAATATTTGCCTCAGGATTTGGAGCAAATAAACATCTGGAAACCGTACAATCTCCTGATGGAACGAACACCATTGATTTTTATCAATATGATGCCGGGGCAATGGGGTCATTTGGAGTTAGGGGAGAATTAAACGGTCCACTATGGTTTAAAAAGAGAATTTATTATCAAGATAATATCGAACATGTAGAGGTTAAGTGGGAAAATGAACATACCGTTTCGATTAACAATCATCTGTTAGATTTGAAAAAAGGAGAAGGATACGGATATTAA
- a CDS encoding HesB/IscA family protein — MKVTITDAAVEKFRSYKVPEGAVYRLNTIFSGGCSYVYNFDLAVDFPQEDDTAFEDNGLTIYLDPLTIKHINEDLKFDYVQGKGFRLIGASEIYSFHLEVKQKAN, encoded by the coding sequence ATGAAGGTAACAATCACAGATGCGGCTGTTGAAAAATTTCGTAGCTATAAAGTTCCTGAAGGTGCAGTTTATAGGTTAAACACAATCTTTAGTGGTGGCTGCAGCTATGTTTATAATTTTGATTTAGCGGTTGATTTTCCACAAGAAGATGATACAGCCTTTGAAGATAATGGTTTAACGATTTATTTAGATCCATTAACGATTAAGCATATTAATGAGGATTTGAAATTTGATTATGTACAGGGAAAAGGATTTCGCTTAATTGGCGCAAGTGAAATTTATTCTTTCCATTTGGAAGTAAAACAAAAAGCGAATTAA
- a CDS encoding VOC family protein: MIKYKSFHHVSLTVTDLEKAKYFYEKILCLKELKRPDFDFPGAWYQIENQQLHLIVYPESQTIRTNKTLNSKEGHFALRVENYYDTLNWLKQNNVEIVEKPYGVSGFAQIFCADPDGNLIELNVDQKDL, translated from the coding sequence TTGATTAAATACAAATCGTTCCATCATGTAAGTCTTACAGTCACGGATTTGGAAAAAGCCAAATATTTTTATGAGAAAATTCTTTGTTTAAAAGAATTAAAACGTCCTGATTTTGATTTTCCAGGTGCATGGTATCAAATAGAGAATCAGCAACTTCACTTAATTGTATATCCTGAGTCGCAAACCATTCGAACAAATAAAACGCTAAATAGCAAAGAAGGGCACTTTGCGCTTCGCGTAGAAAACTACTATGATACGCTGAATTGGTTAAAGCAGAATAATGTAGAAATCGTTGAAAAACCATATGGTGTAAGTGGATTTGCTCAGATTTTCTGTGCGGACCCCGATGGTAATTTAATCGAATTAAATGTCGATCAGAAGGATTTATAA